From the Gouania willdenowi chromosome 24 unlocalized genomic scaffold, fGouWil2.1 scaffold_320_arrow_ctg1, whole genome shotgun sequence genome, the window TTGCGTTCTTCCCACAGGCAAGGAAGACGGTGGTGGTTTGACTCCATTTATGTTCTGGTTTGTTCCCGTGACATCACATCACTACGTGAGGCATTCAATTTCAGCTGGATATATAGAACTTTCtgtgtaagccccaaaatacACTTCTACCACTGTTTTGCCACAAcgttcagtctgtgaaaacaccagaattgTGTTGAGAAGTCTATTTGACAGAGTTTTAGGGAAAAATGAGAAATCATGATAAGAATTAAGAACACCTCTATCCTtccatctatgggactccacatcccacaatgcaatgcacaaaactcagaacaaactttcaagctgcaatttcctttctattattttgtcgTGCAATTGATCTTTGAGTCATAGATCTATGGAGGCCTACACCATGTCTTTTATCTGATAGATAATTATTgttcccagcagctttaacacaaCTGATAATTGACAAAAGGACGTTAAACACTAAGGTCCTCTAGTATCAAAACTATGCTGGTAGAAATGAAGACTGAGTGACCATAAACtgctgatgaatgaatgagtgagtagACCTACCAACTTCAGAAGCTGGGGAAACTTCTGGCACACAGCACTGGTATGGAAACAAAATTGAAAAGCAGAGAAATTAGTATGAGAATTCATCTTCCACATTGTTGAATATACGCTAACATACATGACCATGTCCCACGTTCACCTGAATGCCCACCCTGGAGTGTACTTACCAGCAGGTATACTCACCCTCTGCCCCATTTTGGTGATACACACAGATTTGACGTAGCAAAGCAACATATACACAAACACGGTCGACCAGTTTGAGCTGAAAACTGCCAAACAAACGTTTTTTTCTAAAGAGAGAAGTGATGTGCTACTGGGAGAGGTGGTTACCACCAGTCTGGTCTTAACTCCTCCCCACTCTGGTGAAGATGCAGGGCAACCAACGAGTCACTGtcactcaaaaacaaaacagagtcttggtgaaaaaaatatcaagtaCATTTTTAGTGCATTGTTAGACCCTGTGATTTAACACAGCCATACACAAAGCACTTTTCTCAATTTGGACATTGTTgggttttcctttgtttacaaGTTCTCCATCAACTGAGGGAAAATTCAGTTATTCAttaggaacaaaaacacacaacagcaggTTTGACACACGTTGGTTGCATGCTGTGGGAAACTCAGACATAAGACGTTGGATTAGTAGAAACTGCCTTTGTTAAAGAAATCATCAAAACATCAATTTTGGATCAAGAAAACTGACCTGACGTATGAAGATGGGTCTTTGAAAAGGTCACAGAGAGGGTTTCTGACCAGCCACAGCTCCACCAGTTTCAGTCCCTTCAACTTGTCCAGCTCATGTTCGCTTTTCAGCTGAGGAACAAACAGGAAGCCGGTAGGCGTCAACACATGAACCTTCAACACTACTACACAAACATGACAATGAAAGCCTTGGAGCGGCCAGTCTCACGTCGTTGTGTGAAAGGTTCAGGGCCTTCAGATGAGGCACTTTGGTCACAAGCTCGCTGAGTTCATCCAGTCTCTGGATGCAGTTGTGACTGAGATTCAAGCTTGTCAACTGCAAAGAAAACATTGATTTCATTAGGTCTCGACTTCACTTTGATGATCTAACTTTTAAAGTATCCACAGTATATGAAGATACACAGATTGTTGCTGATTGTCATACGACCGTTACCTGAGGAATGTTTTCTTCAATGATCTTAATGATGGCCTCcatgtttgttttcctgtttaaaGCCACTTTAATATCCTGTGAGACCAAGTCTGTTTCAAAGTAAACATAAAAGTTTCAACATTCACGTCCACTTATGAAAGAATCCACAAGGTAATATTTCATCATGAACAACACAATTCAgaagatttaaaacattttaagaaaaaaaaaataataataataataatacattatgaaACCAACTGTaatcaatgaataataattctaaccacaaaaatgtaaactgtatataaaagtATCACCTGGTGCTTCCAGCCTGTTAACCCAGTAACACATGCCatttagattgtgttttaaaaaacagtgattgataaatatttccactatataaaacaacacatcCCCAATAAAAGGTGTTTTCTTTGAGATGTCAAAGGAAGTGGCCAACATTGTGAATAATCTAATGCCAAAAGAGGTGGTGTGGTTACCTGGGTCTGTGTGAATACTGGTCAGATCCAAAGCTTGCTGTGAGCCATCAAAACGTTTTGACATGCATTGctagaaaagagaagaaaaaacatctttaaaacagtTCAAAAACATTCTTTTAAATCAGGGATGCTCATAGTTAACTATTTAACCATTAACAGACAACAACTTTGACCAAttaatgctaacatactactttcTGCAAGTCCTAAAAAACAAGATGTACTATTGTATGTACTATTTTGTATGGATGTTAACATTTGGCTatggtattattatttaaaataactcaaaatgtccagtaaattcCTATacataattcccatgaaaagtttctattttagaATATTCCCAATCTTAAATTCCTTTGAACATTTACTGGAAATCTTCCACCTCTTTGCAACCCTAATTGTGTCACAccaaatttaacacatttaactaaacaaataaactattaGTAGATCAAATTCACATCAGGGTGAAAttcactcccaggtatttgaactcctccacaatgtccacactgaccccctggatgATTTGTTATCACTGACCTTCAGATGCTCCAATTCTTCAACCTTCAGATTAGGGAAGAGGAAGTTGGGGGGATCACTGCGCTTGATGTGTAGCGCCACCTTGAGGAACATCAGTcaagaaaaaaatcatcacaaaCTAATGAGTGAAAACAGTAATGTAGAGCCTGTGAGAACATTTAGCAAACAATTCACTAAATGCAAAGAATACATTTATCAGTAAACATTGTTCACTGTGTGATGCACTGGACAAACACTGAGACCCAGTTGGTGGTTTTGACTGTAGTTTTCTAAGAAATCCttggtcatttttaagtatTCAGAAACATTTGTAATTGGTGTTTTCAAACTGAAGATCCTGAAGCTCAGTTTTCAAGCCATTTGcatgaaaaaagtaataaaaaaccaTTTCTCATAAAGGCAGGTGTACGTGAGCTCAAGGCTGATAACAGATAACACAAAGTTCTCATAGAAGTGAGTTTGTGTTTCCAGTTGTCACCACAAACGTACCTTATAGCCATCACAGTCTGTGACCTTGCGAGAACACTTGCGCAGGGCACTGGCAGTAGTGAAATCATCAACGTAGAAATGAACGTTATTGTGGTCGTCATGATACtagtaaatagaaaaaatgcaattaaaacatAGCATTTAGGTGATTGTTAGAGATATAAAAAGTATTAGTGATTatcacaagtaaataaaataaaggaaaaagtgTTCAAACTCACTGTAATAATCAACGTATACAAAGGATGATAAATACAATGATAAAGCAAAGGCATTTCCTCCATACATCTCAAGTGATAAACAACATCTTTTTTTATCTCAATCACTTATTAGTAAATGATCAAATCCTGTCAACACTCACCTGAATAGGAGTGTAAGGGATGGAGCAGATGTCCTGTAGAGCTGGCACTAACCACTTCTTGTCATACTTTTTGCCGTGAGGAATCTGTTGACAAGGCAAACAAATGGGGATCCTGTTAGACCAATCACAAAGCAGATTAACcagatgtgagtgtgagtgtgagcttACACACCGTGATTTTGAACCAGCCTGTTCGGCTTCTAGTTCCTCCTCTGAAAgctcctctccctcctcctctgcCACCTCCACCTTTGCCTTGTCGCCAATCTCTGTCCATACGACCGTCTCCTTTGCAAAATTCTCTCCCATAAGGATTGCTGAACAAGACAAAATAATACTAATGATGATGATTTCTGTACAAGAGCAAAAGGCAAGTGACCAAACAGTTCTAAGGATTGTGGGTTTTCATGGAAAGTCTTTTCTGGTTGTAATGAGCCTTCTGTCATCTGCTGCTATCTGGTCTCTGAAGAATACTGCACAGTTATATCTAATTCTAATCCAATTTGAATTAGgttcatttaaactaagttgatcaaaacgtaatcattaaacctgatcagattcagtaaaccattgatgcCTGAGAggaaatatagtgacattaatgctgttctcatacatatttatatgacctctaaataattaaaaaggagcactcagaataatccatgtcactacaacttatatctaccttttattgtatcttattttatttttgacatacatttttgtttattatgagttttttttatttaccagtatttattttgtttcctcacatcagttaaaaactaatattttctttaagaaatgataaaaatttctaaaaaaaactaaatttcaaaaatgtattttatatagcCCTACTTATCCACAGACAtatttgagacacacacaccttgcTTTATAAATAGATGCTGTAGTAAGAAACAACATTGTGACAATTAAATGTCTGGGTTAAAACATGTGGGACCATCTCCAACTGTGAACCAAAATTTGAAAAAGCACGTCTTATTCACATTGGCTCGAGCTCTGCAcagctattaattgtaattaattatattacTAAGctactttttcatttacaatgtatgaattgaatgttgtttcAGGAATACCATGCCATTCTTAGAAAGACAACATTTAATGAAAGTCAACACTTACTATCTTGGCTGAGAACTGCTGTCCTGAGAGCTGTCACTCATGGTAACATCTCGATCAATGACAAGCCTGGACAAGAGTCCAGGtcctccaaatccaccatggtGGTTCCCCCGCTGCCGGTCTCTGCGGAACGACGACCCCTTGTAGGGGCCTCGGTGTTTGCGAACATGTAGGGGTGCAATTCTGTGATTGTCCTCTGTAAAAGAAAATCCACATCATTAACCTATAATTTTAGTGAGTTTAGTACACATGcatagccataaatgcaatgttactaataatgacaaaattaattctttcagtttttggtcttagttttttttcatttttggttttggccAAGAATTGTCCTATAGCACGGTGCATCTCTATGCTTTGTCTTGGATTGTACAATGTgcagtaaaatgtatttttgtaccaGCATTCAGTTGacataaaaaatactaaaattataaatttacggtataattatataatgaaatattttaataaatgaattgaaTAAGCAAATTTAGtcagtgaaattaaattaatccGTGTGGTTAAATGTTGGTATATGTAGGGCTTTACTAACAACCAAAGATAAAGCAAATGTGTAATGTGCATAAACAGGTATTTTAATGTGAACCTTTTGACATTTGGAGACCAGGTGTAGTGGACATCAGGTCTGGTTCTGTTCACTCTGacagtgtttttggggttttgtttATAGATCGGGCCCTATTGTccccacaaaaataaaatgagtttaaacccCACAAACTAGAACAACCGTTACCCTGTGCTTTGTCTCAGAGCTCAGTGCACAAACCAAGCTATCCGCCTTCATAACTAATGCTGAGATATTACAGAACCTAAAAGGATCCATAGATTGCAGGTACAGTGTAGTTTGGCACATGGTTTACATGTATTTAGACAATATACCAGCTGTGTACAGTGACTCCATGACACTATTCCCAGCTCTGCTGACCTCCCTCCTCATTTTGAAGTCAAATTCCTCTAAAGGAAATCAGCAGATGTTTAATATTAAAGCTGAGCTCCACAGAAGTCTCTTACCGTTGAAATACGCCATGTTCCTGTGAccgtgttgtttttaaaaaaacaaaaagtcggTCGAACAGTCCGTGGAAAAACAAGTTATTATTAATCCAAACACAAAGTATAAAATCCAACAGAAAGACTAATTCACACTGTATCAATGTATGTGAAAGATGGCTGCGATATACAGCTGAAACGTTAGCATGTAACGACTTCTGCTGAAAAGATGATAGCGATGGGCTACTTCCTGTTTACTCAAGTCAACTGTCAGTGCACAATCCTTACAACGCATGCGCATATATACACGTCACTTCCTGATatgctgggacgtgatatttaaatgtaaacagaccatacgatgtttttttttttttaaattttaatagtacacaattaaatatgtgactgttttttgttatatatatatataaaatagaaaaaaagaaataaaaaaataaaatatataaatatctttACAGTTCACATGTAAATATGCgactgtttttaattgttaatttaaaaaaaaaaagacaaaaaggaacaaaaacggATTAAAcagaatacacaacattgacaatcaaaaaccaaacatcgaataaaaaacaaaatacatcggaatttactcaaaacataaatatcgAATGATTTTTAAGAGCaagatttcaaccttttaaatagtacaatGGAAGCATGTAAttattgagaattaaaaaaCCTCATTCAAAATGGAGAATTActtttatattaatttttattatcattattatacgatggagcattgtagtcagtaaaaaaaaaaaaaaaaatccgttttccgaattaatattttttttaaatcccttttccgaattacaattttttttaaatccgttttccaaattaatgTATCTTTTAGAATTTGTTTTccgaaataatttttttttttaaatccattttctgaaatttttttttttttaatccgttttctgaaaaaatattttttttaaaatccgttttccgaattaatatatatatatattttaaatctgttttctgaaatatttttttaaatcagttttccagattaatattttttttttaaatccgttttccgaaacaatgtttgtttttaaatctgttttccgaattaattaatttttcctGTGGGGATTATCtcgtaattttttatttattttttttaaacacacaatgGCATCATCCACAGCACTGAATATTCATCTAttcattgatttttacttttcgagttagaatataaagatattaaagATTTGCAGttggcacaactttaacattagtgacggacaggtaaagaGGATACTTTAGTTCAAGAGGACACAGTCGTCGTAAAGCATACTCGGAGCTtggagtcctggttgaattcattagcAACAACTAAAATACTACGGGTAACTTCACATATACCGgtggataataatataattaatgatGCATACTTCCTGAGTGTTTGTGGAGCAGCTCAGAGACTAAACAGCTGTTCTGTGTGATAATGATCCAGTGCAGTGGGGGCTTTGTCTTCTCCAGGATGGATGGAGTCTTCTCCAGGGTCTGTCATTCTGCCACCAGGGTCCAGCTCTGTGTCCACCACAGATCAGCCCTCTTTACCAGTCTGTACAAACAtgaacccccccacccacccacccacccacccaacaaccacagcatggaaggtccagttgacagaatgttatatatgtcactcacatgtacaacacaaaacaatgtttgactgtttgacctacataaagatattacattaaaaaagaagaaaaacactcattttctAATGCTTTCGTGTCTTATTTTCTCTAATTGAAGCACGttattcatacatactgtatatctgtgtagTGTCAAATGTGGTgatcaatcaattcaacaatgttggcCCCAAATGAACTGAAGCAAAGCAGATGAGAAAGTGTTTCATTTCTATTAACAACAGGTTGAGAGGAAACTTTGGTCCATGTgtaacacagcagtgatggttacagcattcatcctctgcttcagtggatcaatcacatctgaaatgaaaaaacaata encodes:
- the LOC114458293 gene encoding nuclear RNA export factor 1-like — protein: MAYFNEDNHRIAPLHVRKHRGPYKGSSFRRDRQRGNHHGGFGGPGLLSRLVIDRDVTMSDSSQDSSSQPRYNPYGREFCKGDGRMDRDWRQGKGGGGRGGGRGAFRGGTRSRTGWFKITIPHGKKYDKKWLVPALQDICSIPYTPIQYHDDHNNVHFYVDDFTTASALRKCSRKVTDCDGYKVALHIKRSDPPNFLFPNLKVEELEHLKQCMSKRFDGSQQALDLTSIHTDPDLVSQDIKVALNRKTNMEAIIKIIEENIPQLTSLNLSHNCIQRLDELSELVTKVPHLKALNLSHNDLKSEHELDKLKGLKLVELWLVRNPLCDLFKDPSSYVSAVCQKFPQLLKLDGNDLPPHIGFDVETPTTLPPCKGSCFGSDDAKVYIQRFLQQYYSVYDSGDRQSLLGAYHDDALLSLTTPYNVQNPSRSGLREYFKDSRNLKRTKDSTMRFHLLKHKRLNVVALLNELPKTQHDITSFTVDVNAYTNTLLSFTVGGVFKEVVVDDKSKESTRAFSRVFITVPAVNSGLCIINDQLFIRMATTEQISRAFVAPAPTPSSSPVPTLTAPQQEMLSTFSLKSGMKLEWSLKCLQDNEWDLNKAAQIFTQLKTAGKIPDVAFLK